From the Halomonas sp. MCCC 1A13316 genome, the window CTGCGGCTGTTCCTCAATGAGCTGGGCCTGTCGGTCGGCGGTGGCGACGAGCCCACGCCGCAGGACTATCAGGCGCTGGCCGAGGCGATTCGTGGCCGCCCGGACGCCGACGTGATCCAGACCGTGATGCTGCGCTCCATGAGCCAGGCGGTCTATTCGCCGCAGAACGAGGGGCACTTCGGCCTGGCCTATCCGGCCTACGCTCACTTCACCTCGCCGATCCGCCGCTATCCCGACCTGCTGGTGCACCGTGCAATTCGCTCGGTGGTCCGCGGGCCGCGCCAGACCAATACCGTACTGCGCGCCGAGGGAGCCAAGGTCGATCCGCCGAGCAAGTGGTGCCCCTATACCTTCGAGCAGATGCTCGAGCTCGGCGAGCACTGCTCGATGACCGAGCGCCGCGCCGACGACGCCACCCGCGACGTCGAAGATTGGCTCAAGTGCGAGTTCATGTCCGACAAGCTCGGCGAGGTCTATGAAGGTACCATTGCCTCGGTGACCCAGTTCGGTATCTTCGTGCGCCTCGACGAGGTCTACGTCGAGGGTCTGGTACACGTCACCTCGTTGCCCTCGGATTATTACCACTACGAACCCGAGAAGCATCGTCTCAAGGGCGAGCGTACCGGTATGAGTTATCGTCTTGGCGATGGCGTCACGGTGCAAGTGGCACGTGTAGACCTGAACGATCGCAAGATCGACTTCGCCCTCGAGGACGACAAGCCGCGACCCAAGCGTGAGCCGCGCAAGCGCCGTGGCGGAGGCGAGGCGTCCTTCACGCCCAGGCCCGACGCTGGCAAGGCTGCGGCCGACGACAAGGGCGAGCGCGGCAAGGGTAAGGGCGGCAAGCGCCGTCGCGGCCCGCGCAAGCCGAAGGCGCGCGGCTGATGGCGAAGGGACGCAAGGGCAGGCAGCGTGATACGGGGAAGGGTGCGGCACGTGGCCCCGCCCTGCCCGGGATCCCGGGCGGGCTCGATGCAGTATTCGGCGTTCATGCCGTTCGCGCCCTGCTGGAGCGCGGGGACGCCCCGCGTGTGCTGTGGGTGCAGGAGGGGGAGGCGCAGCAACGCTTGGCCGAGATGGTCGATCGGGCTCGACAGGGTGGGGCGCGGATCGAGCTGCGCTCGCGTGACGAGCTGGACCGCCTGGCTCGGGAAGCCGCGCACCAGGGTGTCGTCGCCTTCACTGCGCCGCTGGCCTTCGAAAGCGAAGCCTCGCTGTGGTTCAAGCTGGAAGCCTGGCCCCACGAGGCGCCGCCGTTGCTGCTGGTGCTCGATGGCGTCACCGACGTGCACAACTTTGGCGCCTGCCTGCGCAGCGCCGATGCCGCTGGTGTGCATGGTGTGATCGTGCCCAAGGACAAGGCGGCACCTCTGAACGCCACGGTGCGCAAGGTCGCCTGCGGCGCCGCCGAGAGCCTGCCGGTCTACCAAGTGACCAACCTGGCCCGAGCCCTGGCCCGGCTCAAGGAATCCGGCATATGGATTACCGGCACCGCAGGCGAAGCCGAGGCGCAGCTGTTCGATGCCGACTTCTGCGGACCCACTGCGCTGGTGATGGGCGCTGAGGGTAAGGGGATGCGCCGCCTGACCCGCGAAGCCTGTGACGGCCTGGTCAAGCTGCCCATGGCCGGGAGTGTCTCCAGCCTCAACGTCTCGGTGGCCACCGGCATCTGCCTGTTCGAGGCGGTACGTCAGCGCCGAGGCGCCGGCGGTTGAGTCGCGAACGCCGCGCTATCTTGCAAGTGTCGACGTGGATCACTAGAATACAGGCGCCCGTTCCTGCGTGAGCGGGCGTAATTATTTGACTATCACCTCCTTGCTTCCCTTGATCGCCAGTTCTGGTTTCACGCGGAAGCTGCCAACCCGAAAGGAGAACCCATGCGTCATTACGAAATCGTGTTCATGGTCCACCCGGACCAGAGCGAGCAAGTGCCGTCCATGGTCGAGCGCTACTCCAGCATCGTCACCGAGAGCGGTGGCACCGTCCATCGTCTGGAGGACTGGGGCCGCCGTCACCTGGCCTACCCGATCAACAAGATTCACAAGGCTCACTACGTGCTGATGAACGTCGAGTGCGGCGGCGAGACTCTCGACGAGATCGAGAACATCTTCCGCTTCAACGACGCCATCATTCGCAGCCTGGTGGTGCGCTGCAAGGAAGCCATCACCGAAGCTTCGCCGATGATGAAGCCGGCAGACGACAAGCGTCCGCGTCGTGAAGAACGGCCGCGCACCGAAGAAACTGAAACTGCCGAAGCCAACTGATCGCTAGCACGTACCGAGGAGTCTTTACATGGCACGCTTTTTCCGCCGTCGCAAGTTCTGCCGTTTCACCGCTGAAGGTGTGAAGCAGATCGACTATAAAGATCTGGACACTCTGAAGGCCTACATCACCGAAACCGGCAAGATCGTACCCAGCCGCATTACCGGTACCAAGGCCCGTTACCAGCGTCAGCTGGCTACTGCCATCAAGCGCGCGCGCTACCTGGCTCTGCTGCCCTACACCGACAGCCACCAGTAAGCCGCGTCTCGATGTTGCCGATTGCCCGATGGTTGATGCGCGGCACGCCATACGCCGCAGGCGGGGCAGCGTTGGCAGCGATCGTGCCCTGGCTGTTCTGGCTGAGCGGTGCCATCGTTGCCCTGGTCACGCTGCGGCGCGGCCTGTCGCCGGCGCTGCCGGTACTGGTGGCCGCTGCCATCCCCGCCGGTTGGTGGTGGACCCAGGGCGATGCCATCCCGCTTGCCAGCGTTCTGCTGGTCACGCTGATGGCAGTGGTTCTGCGCTCACGCATGCGCTGGGGCGAGGCGCTGATCGTCGGCACGCTGGCCACGGCGGCGATGATCCAGCTTGGCATCTTCGTGCCGCCGGGCGGTACCGGGCCTCTGCTGGAGCAGCTGCGCCAGGGGTCGGCCGAGATCGACGCGATGCTGACCGAGCTGGCGCGGCAAGGCTTCGATACCGAAGAGCTGGCCACGCTGCTGATCGGTGGCATTACCGGTCTGGTCGTGCTGGTCGCCGCCATCGGTTGCCTGGCATTGGCGCGCGCCTGGCAAGCGGGGCTCTACAACCCCGGAGGCTTTCGCCAGGAGTTCCATGCGCTGCGCCTGGCGCCGCGCGAACTCGGTCTGCTGGTGGTGCTCGGCGTGGTGAGTATGGTGCTGGGCTTGCCGTCGCTCTCCATGCTGGTCTGGGTGCCGTTGCTGGTAGCCGGCATTGCATTGGTGCATGGCTTCATCGGGATAAAAGGCATGAACGGGCTGTGGCTGATTGCTTTCTACGTACTGCTGATCACCACCTGGCCCATGATTCTGATAGTGCTGCTGGTGGCCTTCATCGACGTGTTCGTGGATTTCCGCGGCCGTCTGGCCCCTCGCAGCGACTGACAAGAGGTTAACGAGATGGAAGTCATTCTGCTCGACAACATTGGCAAGCTGGGCGGCCTGGGTGACAAGGTGGCCGTCAAGCCCGGCTATGGTCGTAACTACCTGGTGCCCTACGGCCTGGCCGTGCCGGCCACCAAGGACAACGTGGAAGCCTTCGAGGCGCAGCGCGCCGAGCTCGAGGCGCAGGCCGCCGAGCGCAAGGCGATCGCCGAGTCGCGTGCTTCCCAACTGGCCGAAATCGAGCTGTCGCTCGTGGCCAAGGCTGGTGAAGAGGGCAAGCTGTTCGGCTCGATCGGTCCGCGTGACTTGGCCGAAGCGCTGGCACAGGCCGGTATCGAAGTCGCCAAGAGCGAAGTTCGCATGCCTGAAGGTCCGATCCGCCAGACCGGCGAGTACGACATCGACCTGCACTTGCACGCCGAAGTCGTCGCTACCGTGCGTGTGGTCGTAGTCGCCGAGTAAGCCTCACGACTGACGCAGCAGTAACGCCAAGGGGCGCGGGGGAAATACTCCCCGCGCCCCTTGTTTTTCTTCGTCTGGAAATAAGTTCCTTAGACATTGGTAGTAATATTACGGTTTGCCTTTGCGCCACAACTCTTAAACGATTAAGTTTTGGCCTGGCCTGGATCCGTTTCGCTTCAGGCCAGGGCGGCAGGCCATCTGGGCATCATTGCGATGCTTGTCTGAAACGATACAGCGCCGTGCTTCGCCCCTCCTTCTTGTGAAAACAAACGAACATACAAACATAAAAGGAACAACTGCGATGAACACCGCCTTGCTACGAAATCCGCTCGTTGCTGCCGTGGCCGTGGCCAGCTTCGGCATGATGGGGCACGCCGTTGCTGATAGCACCGACCTGGAGCAGCGCCTGCTCGAGCTCGAGAATCGCATCGCAGCCGCCGAGCAGCGTGCCGCCGCCGCGGAGCAGCGCGCCGAACTGGCCGAGGCCCAGGCCGAGGGCAGCCTGTCCGCGGAGGAGGTGGAGGAGCGCCTGGCCAAGGTCGAGCGTCAGGACAGTGGTGATGAGGGCTTTTCGTTCAACGTCTACGCCCGCTCGGGGTTGTTGCTTGGCGACGATCGCAAGAGCATCGAGGGCGGGCCCTACGTGACGCCGGTCGGTGGATTGGGTGGCGCCGTGGGTCGCCTGGGCAACGAGCCCGATACCTACGCCGAGGCGATCCTCAACTACCGCATGCAGTTCGACAACGGCGCCAAGGCGCTCTACCGCACCATGCTGGCCAGCGGTGCCACTACCAGCAACGACTGGGATGACGACTCCAACCTCAACGTGCGCCAGGTCTATGCCGAGTTCAGCGACCTGCCGAGCTTCACCGGAGCCTTCGAGAACGCCTCGATCTGGGCCGGCAAGCGCTTCGACCGCGACAATTTCGACATCCATTGGCTCGACAGCGATTTCATCTTCCTCGCCGGTACCGGCGCCGGTATCTATGACATGCAGCTGGCCGACAACTGGCGTTCCAACTTCTCGCTCTACGGGCGCAGCTTCAGCGACTTCCCCGTCGATAGCGAGGATCCCGGCGATACGGGCTCTACCGACAGCCTGATCGTCACGTCCAACAACTACTTCGGCAACTGGCAGTGGATGCTCAACGGCTTGTCTGCTGCCGACAATGACGAGCGTGACATCGGCGATGGCCAGGACGCCGCCGATAGCGGTTTCCACACCATGGTGGCCTATCATGGCGACAGCTTCTTCGGCCTGGGCGAGGGCAACTTCAAGCTGGCGCTGCTGCACGGCCAGGGCTTGGGCGCCCAGGTCAAGGGGCTCGGCAGTGACGGCGACCTCACCGATGACGCCGCCGCGACTCGCCTCGGCATTTATGGCACCACCTACCTGGCACCGACGTGGCGCGTGGCGCCGGCGATTCTCGCCGAGACCAGTGCGGACCGTTACGTCGAGGGCGACCAATACGACTGGGCGACCCTCAACGTGCGCCTGGCCAACGAGCTGACCGAGAATTTCGAGATGCAGTACGAGGCCAGCTACCAGTGGATGGATCTCGACTCCCGCGGTTACGGCGGTAACGGCGCCGCCGAGGGCGACTACACCAAGTTCACCATTGCGCCGACCTTCAAGCCTCAGGTGGGCGGCTTCTGGCAGCGCCCCGAGATCCGTCTGTTTGCCTCCTGGAGCGATTGGGACGAGGAGCTCAACGGCTACGACGGCGATGACGCTTTCGGCAGCGAAGGCTTCACCGGCGGCCAATGGAGCTTCGGTGTCCAGACCGAGGTCTGGTTCTAGGTTCAGGACGGCTCGTCAGGACGAGCCAAGCTCGCATGCTGTTTCGATCCTTTGCCGCGACCGGTTTCGGTCGCGGTTTTTGTCGTTTCGAAAGGTAGGGCGGACCCCGGCCATCGGGTAGAATGGCACGGCCCGTTCCCATGAAGGTTGTTGCGCCATGAACGACACGCTCGAGCTCGATAAGGAAACCGCCGCGCTCAAGGTGCCGCCGCACTCGCTCGAGGCCGAGCAGTCGGTGCTGGGTGGCCTGATGCTCGACAACCAGGCCTGGGACAACGTAGCCGACCGGTTGGTGGCGGACGACTTCTACCGCTACGAGCATCGCCTGATCTTCAACGCCATGATCGGCCTCGCCGAAGCGGCCAGGCCGCTCGACGTGGTTACGCTTTCCGAGGCGCTGGAGAGGCGCGACCAGCTCGACACTGTCGGCGGGCTCGCCTACCTGGCCGAACTGGCGCGTAATACGCCCTCGGCGAGCAACATTCGCGCCTATGCCGACATCGTTCGCGAGCGGGCCACCTTGCGCAAGCTGATTCGTGCAGCCAGCCAGATCGCCGACGGCGCTTTCAGCCCCCAGGGCCGGCCGGCCGACGAACTGCTCGACGAGGCCGAGCGGCTGGTGTTCCAGATCAGCGAGGAGCGGCCCAAGTCGGGTGGCCCCATCGGCATGAGCGAACTGCTGGCCAAGGCGGTCGACCGCATCGACGAGCTGTTCAACATGAAGGGCGAGATGACGGGGCTCTCCACCGGATTTCGCGACCTCGACGAGATGACCTCGGGCCTGCAGCCCTCGGACCTGGTGATCATCGCGGGACGCCCCTCCATGGGCAAGACCACCTTCGCCATGAACGTGGTGGAGCATGCAGTGATCTCGAGCGACAAGCCGGTCATGGTGTTCTCCATGGAGATGCCGGCGGATGCGCTGATGCTGCGTATGCTGTCGTCGCTGGGACGCATCGACCAGACCCGGGTACGCACCGGTCAGCTCGAAGACGAGGATTGGCCGCGGCTGACCTCGGCGGTGAACCTGCTCAAGGACAAGCAGCTGTTCATCGACGATACCGCGGCGCTGTCGCCCAACGAAATGCGCTCGCGGATGCGACGCCTGGTGCGTGAGCACGGCAACCTGGCGATGGTGATGATCGATTACCTGCAGCTGATGCAGATCCCCGGTTTCTCCGAGAACCGCACCGGCGAGATCTCGGAGATCTCGCGCTCGCTCAAGGGGCTGGCCAAGGAGTTCGGCTGTCCGGTAATCGCGCTTTCCCAGCTCAACCGCTCGCTGGAGCAACGCCCCAACAAGCGTCCGGTCATGTCGGATCTGCGCGAGTCGGGTGCCATCGAGCAGGATGCCGACGTGATCGCCTTCGTCTACCGTGACGAAGTCTACAATCCAGATAACCCGGACAACCAGGGCCTGGCCGAGCTGATCATCGGCAAGCAGCGTAACGGTCCCATCGGTTCGGTGCACATGGCCTTCATCGGCAAGTACACTCGCTTCGAGGATCTGGCGCCGGACAGCTATGGCGAGGCGTTTGGCGAATAACTCAAGGCGGCGCTTGAGCCTCTCGTGCGGCCCCGTATAATGCCGAGCCCCCGACAGACGTTTTCGAGGAGACACCATGGCAGGCGGATTTCGGCGCGGCAAGCGTCAGCGCACACCAAAACTGGAAGCGCGCGGCGAACTCCAGTCGCTGGAGCGTGAAGGGCCATTCAAGGAGTGGTTGGGCATGCCGGATCTCTATCGCTTCCAACTGATCGTCGACGGCGAAGCCTACAGCTACCAGACTGAGGATGCCGAACTCGCCGTGACAGTCGGCGACCGGGTGGTGTTCCGCTACAAGGAGACCAAGGCGGGCAAGTGGGTCGACCGCAACTCGCTGGCCAAGGCGATCGATCCCTCCGACTATCAATAGTCCTGGTTGCAAACAGTGTTCGGGAACCTTCCCGTCTCCGGTGTTGTCATAGGTTGAATATGCCAGCGTCATGTAGATTACATCGGGCACAGTCATGCTGTGCCCGATGCATATCCAGCCGGCATCAACGACACGTCATCCTAGACATGGAGGGAACCATGGAATTCGAACAACTGAAGAGTTTCGTTAACCGACACGACAATTTCGAAGTGCGAGTCATCACCCATTCCGGTAGCCGCTGCTACCAGGTGGAACTGGAAGATATGGAGGGAGGTCGCCATCTCCTGACCCAGCGCGGCAAGCCGACGGTGTTCCGTTCGTTGGAGGATGTCTATCTCGAGTTGCAGCGCGCTGGCATTCATCGCGCCTTTCTGGTTCAGCACGTACCGCAGGATGAGGTGATCGGCCGCCAGGCCCACTACCACGATCCGCTGACGTCCCGCATGCCACTGGTATTCTAGGTTAGCGGCGACCCGGACAAGCCGTCCCGGGCCTACCTTGATCCAAGTTATACAAATTGCTTTCATAGTATAACTTCATGCCGCGCAAGCTCCTCGCCTGATACAATAGTCGCTCCTTTTTTCCATGAGGAGCGCAGCGCATGTCCACATCGCAAGTGGAGCCGGAAACGATGGAGCGGGAGCGTCCTGCCCATGCTCCAGCGGATCATCCCTCGGTGGCAAAGCCTAAGGTAGGCGTCGTGCTGGCCAATCTGGGCACGCCGGACGCTACCGATTACTGGTCGATGCGGCGCTATCTCAGCGAGTTTCTCTCTGACAAGCGGGTGGTCGACTATCCCAGCTGGAAGTGGCAGCCGCTGCTGCAACTGGTCATCCTCAGCCGGCGTCCGTTCAAATCCGGCGAGGCCTACCGCAGTATCTGGAACAGCGAGAAGAACGAGAGTCCGCTGCTGACCTTCACCCGCGAGCAGGCCCGTAAGGTGGCGGAGGGGCTCCGTTCGCGCCACGGCGACCGGGTGAGGGTCGACTTCTGCATGCGCTACGGCAATCCTTCCACCGACAGCGTGCTGCGTCGGCTGCAAGCCGAGGGCTGCGAACGCATCCTGTTTTTCCCACTCTATCCGCAGTATGCCTCTCCCACCACCGCGACGGCCAACGACCACGCCTTTCGCACGCTGATGAAACTCAAATGGCAGCCGGCCATTCGCACCGTGCCGGCCTACTTCGCGCATCCTGCCTACCTCGAGGCCTTGGCCAACTCGGTACGCGAGGTGTACGCCGCCGCGGAAACACCGCCGGAGGTACTGGTGGCTTCCTACCACGGCGTACCCAAGCGTTTCCTCATGGAAGGCGATCCCTACCATTGCCAGTGCCAGAAGACCACGCGACTGCTGCGCGAGCAGCTGGGCTGGCCCGAGGGCGCCATTCAGACCGCCTTCCAGTCGCAGTTCGGCCCGGAAGAGTGGGTCGGGCCGCCGACCGTGGATCACGTGGCGGAGCTGGCGCGCCAAGGCAAAAAGCATATTGCGGTAATCTCGCCGGCGTTCTCCTCCGACTGCGTGGAGACTCTGGAGGAGATCAACGAGGAGATCCGCGACAGCTTCCTGGCGGCCGGTGGCGAGCGCTTCACCTACGTTCCCTGCCTCAACGACCGCGACGATCATGTCGCCGCGCTGATGGAAATCGCCGAGAACGAGCTGGCCGGCTGGCTGTAGCCCGCCAGCCCGTTACTCAGCCATGACCGCGGTCGGGGTGCGGGACCGGCTTCTCGCCAATCTCCTCGGGGCGTAGCTCGGGGGGGCGCCCACCGGTTTCGTCGATGTGCTTGAGCTGCATGTGAAGCCCGGTCTTGGCCAGCAGGTGGGCGCTCACCGGGGCGGTGATGAACAGGAATAGCGTGATCAGCATCTCCTGGATATCAGGCTTACCCTCGGTGACCCAGAAGTAGAGCATCGAGGCGATCAGCATGCAGCCGATTCCCAGGGTGGTGGCCTTGGTGGGGCCATGCAGGCGCATGTAGAAATCGCGCAGGTGGGCCATGCCCAGCGAGCCGATGAAGGCGAAAACGCCGCCGGCGACGAGGAAAAAGGCGATCACGCCCTCGAGGATCACGTACAGGGTCATGTGGCCTCCTATTCGATGATGTCGCCGCGCAGCAGGTACTTGCATACCGCCACGGTGCTGATGAAGCCGAGCATGGCGATCAACAGGGCCGACTCGAAGTAGGTCTTGGTGTTGAGCCACAGCCCCATCAGCACGATCAGCGCAATGGAGTTGATGTACATGGTGTCCAGCGCCAGGATGCGGTCGGGCATGTCCGGCCCCACGGCCAGCCGGTAGACGTTCAGCAGCAGGGCGAGGACCACCAGCGTCAGGCTGATCGTCAGCGCTATGTCTAGCATTCGTAGATCTCCTTCAACGGCTGCTCGTAGCGCTCGCGGATGTGCGCGATCAGCGCTGCCTCGTCCTTCGCGTTCAAGGCATGGATCAGCAGCGTCTTGCCATCCAGGCGCAGGTTGGCCGAGACCGTCCCCGGCGTCAGGCTGATGGTGTTGGCCAGCAGCGTGATGGTGAAACGCTCCTTCAGCATCAGCGGGTATTCCACGAAGTGCGGGTGTAGGCGGCGGCGCGGATTGATGATCAGCCAGGCCACTTCGATATTGGCGATCAGGATGTCGCCCAGCACACGCAGTACGAAACGCAGCAGCAGCCAGGGCTTGGCGATAAGTGGCTGGGCATCCCAGAAACGGTGGGTTGCTAGCGGAATCGTCACCGCCAGGAAGGCGCCCAGCAGGAACTGTCCGAAAGCCATGCTGCGCACCAGCAATAGCCAGACCACGAGCAGCAGGATCGACAGCAGCGGTGTCGGTAGCCAGGAGCGAGGTTTGATCATCGGGCATCTCCGGCGCTGGGCAGCAGCGCATCGATCATGAGCTGAGGATCGGCCAACTGGTCGGCGGTGGCGTTGGTATAGTCGCTGACCGGACCGGCCAGCATCACCAGCAGCGGTGAGGCGGCCAAGAGCCAGGCCACGCCGAACCACTTGCGCCAGGTTAGCGAATCACCGGAAGACTCACCCTGGCTGCGCCAGAACAGTGTGGAGCCGGCACGCGACAGTGCGATCAGCGAGCAGAGCCCGGTGAGCAGCAGGATCGGCCACAGCCAGAGTCGCTGGCTACCCTCGGCAGCGACAAGTAGCAGTGCCTTGCCGATGGCACCGGAAAGTGGCGGCAGGCCGGCCACCGAGACGGCGCCGAGGAAGAATAGTCCGGCGAGCCAGCCACCATGCTGTAGCGGGCGGCCCCGTACCAGGCGAGTGCCGGCCTTGCCGCGCTGCTGGCCGATGAGTTCGGCCAGCAGAAACAGCCCGCCGGTGATCAGAGTGGTATGGATAAGGTAGTAGAGCAGGGCGGAGACCGCTCGCGCCGAGCCCATGCCGATGCCGGCGAGCAGGGTGCCCACCGAGACCAGCACCAGGTAGGCCACCAGCAGGCGCAAGTCGCGTGCCGCCAGCACACCGACGCTGGCTGCGACCAGGGTGGCCAGCGACAGCCACCAGACCCAGGCCTGCTCCAGGTTGGCGAGAGGGCCCGCGGGGTCGCCGAAGATCAGCGAATAGACACGCAATATGGCGTAGATGCCGACCTTGGTCATGATGGCGAACAGTGCCGCCACCGGCGCGGGTGCCGCGGCATAAGTGCGCGGCAGCCAGAAATAGAGCGGCAGCATGGCGGCCTTGAGCCCGAATACCACCAGCAGCATCAGACCGCCAGCGGTAACCAGCCCCGCCCGCTCGGTGGGTAGCTCGGCAAGGCGCGCCGCCATGTCGGCCATGTTCAGGGTGCCGGTGGCCCCGTAGAGCACGCCCACGGCGATCAGAAACAGCGCGGAGCCGGCCAGGTTGAGCACCACATAGTGCACCCCGGCTTGAATACGCGCTTTGCCGCCACCGTGCAGCAGCAAGGCATAGGAGGCCAGCAGCAATACCTCGAAGAAGACGAAGAGGTTGAACAGGTCGCCGGTCAGAAAGGCTCCGTTGATCCCCATCAGTTGCCACTGGAACAGGCCGTGAAAGTTGCTGCCGCGCTCGTCCTCTCCGTCGCAGGCGAAGACCACGGCGCCCAATGCCAGCACGGCAGTGAGCAGTATCATCAAGGCCGACAGGCGATCGAGGACCAGCACGATGCCGAAGGGCGGCTGCCAGTCACCGAGGGCATAGTAGGTCACCTCGCCGCTTGCCGCCTGGCTGACCAGGGCGATGCCGACCGCGACCAGCAAGGCAGTGCTGCCAACACCGACCAGGCGCTTCAGGTGTGTGCCGCCCAGGCGGCGGTACAGCAGCAGGATCCCGGCCACCAAGGGTAGCACGATGGGCAGAACGATGAGGTGCGTCATCAGCTGCGCTCCTCGTCGTCGTGCGAACGGCCGTCGACGTGGTCGTTACCGGCCTCGCTGCGTGCTCGCATCGCCAGGATCACCACGAAGGCGGTCATGGCGAAGCCGATGACGATGGCGGTGAGCACCAGTGCCTGCGGCAACGGATCGGCGTACTCACCGTCACCATTGACGATGGCCGCCCCGTCGGTAGTGAGCCCGCCCATGGAGAATAGGAAAAGATTGACGGCGTAGGAGAGCAGGGTCAGGCCGACGACGACCGGGAAGGTGCGCCCACGCAGGGTCAAATAGAGCCCGCAGGCGGTCAATACGCCGGTGGTGATGGCGTAGAGGCTTTCCATCAGGTGTTCTCCTTGCTGGGGCGCGTCGTAGTATCGGTGAAGCTCTCTACGGGCTCCTTGGCTGGACGATGGGGCGTGGTGACCTTGCCCAAGTTGGCCAGGATCATCAGCGTGGCGCCCACTACGGCGAGATAGACACCGAGGTCGAACAGCATGGCCGTGGCCAGCTCGAACTTGCCCACCAGTGGTAGGCTGAAGTAGCCAAAGGCCGACGTGAGGAACGGATAGCCGAACAGCCAACTGCCAAGACCGGTCAGCGTAGCGATGCCGACCCCGGCAACGGCCACCGGCTGATAGGGAAAATCGAGCCGTTGCTGCGCCCACTCCACGCCTCGCGCCATGTAAAGCAGGATCAGCGCCACGGCGGTGATCAGGCCTGCGATGAAGCCGCCGCCAGGCAGGTTGTGCCCGCGCAGGAAGATGAAGGCGGACACCAACAGGGCCAGTGGCAGCAGCGCCATGGAGATGGAGGTGAGGATCGCCGGGTAGCGATCTGGCGACCACACGCGTCCTTCGCCGTCACTATGCGGCATGAACAGGCGCAGGCGATTAAGCAGCTTGAAGATGGCCAGGCCCGCCAGCGCCAGCACGGTGATCTCACCCAGGGTATCGAAGCCGCGGAAGTCCACCAGGATGACATTGACCACGT encodes:
- a CDS encoding Na+/H+ antiporter subunit C — its product is MESLYAITTGVLTACGLYLTLRGRTFPVVVGLTLLSYAVNLFLFSMGGLTTDGAAIVNGDGEYADPLPQALVLTAIVIGFAMTAFVVILAMRARSEAGNDHVDGRSHDDEERS
- a CDS encoding monovalent cation/H+ antiporter subunit D translates to MMTHLIVLPIVLPLVAGILLLYRRLGGTHLKRLVGVGSTALLVAVGIALVSQAASGEVTYYALGDWQPPFGIVLVLDRLSALMILLTAVLALGAVVFACDGEDERGSNFHGLFQWQLMGINGAFLTGDLFNLFVFFEVLLLASYALLLHGGGKARIQAGVHYVVLNLAGSALFLIAVGVLYGATGTLNMADMAARLAELPTERAGLVTAGGLMLLVVFGLKAAMLPLYFWLPRTYAAAPAPVAALFAIMTKVGIYAILRVYSLIFGDPAGPLANLEQAWVWWLSLATLVAASVGVLAARDLRLLVAYLVLVSVGTLLAGIGMGSARAVSALLYYLIHTTLITGGLFLLAELIGQQRGKAGTRLVRGRPLQHGGWLAGLFFLGAVSVAGLPPLSGAIGKALLLVAAEGSQRLWLWPILLLTGLCSLIALSRAGSTLFWRSQGESSGDSLTWRKWFGVAWLLAASPLLVMLAGPVSDYTNATADQLADPQLMIDALLPSAGDAR